One uncultured Hyphomonas sp. genomic region harbors:
- a CDS encoding carboxymuconolactone decarboxylase family protein: MPLLDAWSEFGLYTMRTSQVDPVLREVLVLRTSRNVNCDYEWHHHEHIGRGIGLTEEQIAQIHDGQAMDDEDHNLMVQCADDLSESTELSDKTWSAMVERFGLGYTLDTIFTVGAYTALAMGLKSCRVQVERSAH; encoded by the coding sequence ATGCCACTGCTAGACGCCTGGTCAGAATTCGGTCTGTACACGATGCGGACCTCGCAGGTTGACCCTGTCCTCCGCGAAGTCCTCGTCCTTCGCACGTCACGCAATGTGAACTGCGATTATGAGTGGCACCACCATGAGCATATCGGTCGCGGTATCGGCCTGACCGAGGAGCAAATCGCGCAAATCCATGACGGCCAAGCGATGGATGACGAAGACCATAACCTGATGGTGCAATGCGCGGACGACCTCTCGGAATCTACCGAACTGTCCGACAAGACCTGGAGCGCCATGGTCGAGCGGTTTGGTCTTGGGTACACTCTTGATACCATTTTCACAGTCGGGGCCTACACCGCCCTGGCAATGGGCCTCAAGAGCTGCCGCGTACAGGTCGAACGGTCTGCGCACTAA